One window of Scheffersomyces stipitis CBS 6054 chromosome 1, whole genome shotgun sequence genomic DNA carries:
- the MHR1 gene encoding protein involved in mitochondrial homologous DNA recombination (Involved in mitochondrial homologous DNA recombination. Binds to activation domains of acidic activators. Presence in RNA pol II holoenzyme may help recruit an Ssn3-active form of the holoenzyme to target promoters.), which translates to MPMRLRAEKKMRKHLIEQLKARKVLGARIAQGKNQSVEELQHEKNLGPQVFLFKNMFSGQVLYSQVPAFHQDQIDQQFVRPNWENRKPSRRSDLWRIMCVASFKDYEHARAAFRGLVQLRQARDVVQQKEAKALRKKNDDGNTWYAGQYRPTYSQEAVADLAHVIEEFNLEGTKLLWENAWRRGEDKHWRLDLVEHDTLPPFNPRDQSILLDEVSKLAVEEFAKLRQAEAVEAQTGVTESA; encoded by the coding sequence ATGCCCATGCGATTGAGagcagagaagaagatgaggaagCACCTCATCGAGCAGCTCAAGGCCCGGAAGGTCTTGGGTGCTCGTATAGCTCAGGGCAAGAACCAGAGTGTAGAAGAATTACAACACGAGAAGAACCTCGGACCACAGGTGtttttgttcaagaacatgTTCAGTGGGCAAGTGTTATATTCACAAGTTCCAGCATTTCACCAAGACCAGATCGACCAACAGTTTGTTCGCCCGAACTGGGAAAACAGAAAGCCTTCCAGAAGATCCGATCTCTGGAGAATCATGTGTGTAGCCAGCTTCAAGGACTACGAGCATGCCAGAGCTGCCTTTAGAGGTTTGGTTCAGTTGAGACAAGCACGTGATGTTGTCCAGCAGAAAGAAGCCAAGGCgttgagaaagaagaatgacGACGGAAACACCTGGTACGCTGGCCAGTATAGACCCACCTATTCCCAAGAAGCTGTCGCAGACTTAGCTCATGTgattgaagagttcaacTTAGAAGGCACGAAGTTGTTGTGGGAAAATGCATGGAGAAGAGGCGAGGATAAACACTGGAGACTCGACTTGGTTGAGCACGACACTTTACCTCCTTTCAACCCCAGAGACCAGAGCATTTTGTTGGATGAGGTAAGCAAGTTGGCTGTAGAGGAGTTTGCCAAGCTTAGACAGGCAGAAGCTGTTGAAGCTCAAACTGGAGTCACAGAGCTGGCTTAA